tgagctcagagcaccggggggagtgttggtgtttgtaccacaggaaagaaaatgaggttttcagggaatgctgacagggagcagagccggtgtcatgccagaacaggagctgggctcagcaggGGGCTATTTCTTGCTCAGAGTAGAGCCACCAAAAGGAGCCAGGTGAGGTGGTGGTGATGCCTCTTtggcgccttcctttggaggtgttctgggcatatccaactgggaggagactcTGGAGCAGACCCagactacatagcccatctggcctgggaacacctcgggaGGAGCTCGAATGTTTTGCTGAGCAGAGGGACACTTGGAACGGCCTACTGAACCTGCTACCACCACGACCCATTGATGTGTTATTCATACGCCATTTGGTGGTACCATTATCTTGCGTGCCACTGGGAAAGAATGCTCTCATCCTCCATCACTGAAGAGTCAAGTAATTTCACAAAAATATGGTCTCATAAATTATCCTGCGTACGTTAATTGGTTGTCAGACAGTTTAACAAAAGCCTCATTAAGCATTTCAACCACACGAGCGATCCAGACTCATCCAGCTGGCCGCGTATTCACTCAGCCGAAAAATCAGGGTGAAAGGTTTGATTAATTCAGTCTGACAAGACGAACCTCTCCGAAGACTCCGACTCGAGTGCGATCGACAAATGGCAGCTTCACCAGATAcctgaggaaacacacagaggaaacattttaattcaagcAAGTAACAAGTGGAGTTCAAACAAACCCTtaacacgagataaaggacatcatatttatatgttgtgaaacagagtttgttttttattcaacagTCTGTGGCAGTGAGACGATTATACTTCTGAGATTAAATCTGGTTTCCTTGAATACACGTGAAGCTGCGATCTCTGCACAAACATTTGATCTGCCATAAATTGATTCCCAACTCTGAATCCAAGGTTCCTTCCTTTCACAATTAATGAATGTAAGATGATATGAATCAAACACCAAGTTGACATATTCAGATGACTTGAGTAATGCTGcaaaaccaaaagatattcaCTTTACTGATAGAGAAgagtaaagaaaatgtataaGTTGTAGCCTTTTATACCATTTTTGCTTAAACACGTCCTCTAAATATTAAACAGATATCAAAAATTGTTGCAGATTAagtttttgtggttgtgttttcttttgctttagGAGAAACcagataagaagaaaaatggaaatctctgtattttaaagttgtttttattctttcatgATGACGAAACCTTCCACGTCCACCgaacaaactgaaaaaagacATCTCCACCTTCAAAACCCTGTCTCTGTCCTCATGAATATAAATCTGTCCAGACACAAAGTAACTCTCACtaggctataaaaaaaaatgtacgtACTCCAGAGCTGCTATCTGATCCTCGGCGTCCACGGTGCCAAGCCCCTGATGGACCTGCTGCAAAACCCTGTGGGGTGACAAAGATAAGGACGGGGCTCAGACAAAGTCTCACTTTAATGTATTGGGTCAAACTTTGCAAGAACAGAACTTTGAACATGTTTATGTGAAGTACCTTTGACCTCTGAACCCGGACCCTCTGCCATCAAGTCGTGCTACGATGACCTGATCTGATCCCACCAGAACCCAGTCCCAGTCCAACCTGAACTCCTCTGTCACCACCTGGTCGCCTGGAAAACTGCCGCTGTGAGGACAGAAGCGCAACACACAGAGTGCTTTATTACGAAGGGTTATCGGACAATATACAACAGTTGGTTCTGATGaagtaatctgattggacaagagtgctgatatagagaataacagcaccGAGACATGAATCACTCCACTGTTGTACCAGactgttgtggttcagagggagctcagccagaaggcaaagctctcgattttttCAGTCTATCTTCGTTGCAACCTTCATCTACTGTCATGACCTTTGGGCAGTGACTGGGCTTAGCCTTAGAGATTAGAGTGAGGAGCTCCagtagagccgctgctcctttGCATCGAAAGGAGCTAGCTGAGGTGGTGGTGTTGCCTCCTGGGTGTCTTTCTTTGGAAGGGTCCCAGACTGAgtggagggactacatagcccatctggcctgggaacgtCTTGAGAacccccaggaggagctggaacgCCCTGCTTAATCTGCTGCTAACACGGGttagaggaaggaaatgcatgGATGGAGAGTATTTTCTCTCCCCTCGTATGTTACTGCTTTATTAAAGTTGTAGCCAAGATGTAAAACGTCATCCCAAATTTaattttctccctctttttatTTGCGTGTATTACGGCTGTCGATTTGTCAAACATCCCGAACAGCCTGCAGGAATAGAGGAGTGAAGCTGTCCTCGCCTGAGTCTGGCCTTTTTAAGGCTGCcgtaaatgaaaaaaatgtaaatgtaataaagagGAATGGGCTTACACGATGAGGAGGAGGCCGTAGAGATAGGACTCAGAGAAGTCAGGGGGATAGATGAGCTTCAGAGGCAGCTCTGTGAGGACGAGATGGAAACATTAGCTGAAGGAGGTGAACCAGAGGATAAACAAAACTCGCAGCTCAGTTAGGAACGAATCATCAGTACCAAAGTTATCGTTTGTGATCGTCCGGATCTCCGTCTGTATCGTCTTTTTAGTTTTCAGCGCAGACCGCAGAGGGAGGTTGTTCTCCAGGATGAAATACGCTGCGAGATGAGAAATCAGATTCAACAAAATAGagatgttattatttttttatttgcaccaAATTAAACTGGACATTAGTTGACTCCTCAACTCTATCTAGCCACTCAGGCCAATGGCTAATCAATTACACATCTAAGGTGAGAGCATTGCTCCATTTTTTAGACATAGACAGTATATATAATTCAGTCGTATATGAAACTTGTCATGGGCTGCAATATAGTGTTTGACTTGCAcctttaaactgaataaatccACCTTTTTAGGTCACAGTTATTTTAAAAGCACTGCCTCAGCATGAGGGAAATACTTCAGCATGTATAGCTCTATTTCTAAGTTAGATATTTGTTCTTGTATAttcatgtttcctgttgttATAGGAGGAAAAGTGAACCGCAAGGTCGcacaaacataaagacaaaataGTCAACAGCAACacataaaatattcagcacTTCATCCAGAGTAATGGAAGAGCAcaactacatttttattttataaccaCTAATCCACACAGTAGGCTGTCTTCCTATACTGTACTTTCCAATACCACCCTATAGCTGAGTATTATCGTGTCTCatctttaaataattaaaatgtttcctttctgACCTATCTTTGTCAGCTTATACTGGATCcatcttaaaataaactaatgttGGGAAGAATTGTGACGCACAAACATCTCAAAATGTACAAATTGCCAGTGCAGTTTGGCATCAAATCCAAACAGCTGCCGGTGCTTTCACACAGATGAGATGATGACGCCTAATTGCCGGCAAACAATTTTCCATTTCAGAGGCAGATGTGAGAGAAAAGGCACATCTGGAGCgaaccacagacacaaaatggTTTCATAATAAGCGCAATGAAGGCGACTCACAGTCGACGTCATCGAGACTCAGAAGCAGCACAGCTGGAACTCCAGGACCTGCGACGGGAGGGTACAAAATATAGTTTTAACGTTTTACATTTTAGAGGAAAGTGTtatcaactgaaaaaaaatatttgtatttattgtattgttgtcAACCGAAGGAACATCCACTGGTTAGCTAAACTGGACTGTTGGAAGTCCAACAAGTCTGCTAGTAGACCGAGATTCGAGGTTCCTACCCCGAGCATTGGTGGTTATTTTTGGGAATGTGAGGCAAATATTTTGTTCTTCAGTAACTTCTAAGTTTTTTGAAGCTGTTTAAAAGGAAACAGATTTGTAAACAGCATTCCTGTCAACATCCAAAAATAGTTATTGTACGACTCAAAAGCTCAGACTTCTCTGAAGGCTTCTACCTTATTGGTGGATGCATGTTGTGCAAAGTCTGAGTTGGGTgtttacaaacaaaatattaaaatttctGGGAGAATGcctggaaaatggaaaaaaaaaattgcttgtATCAGGATAAAACTTAtttaatgtacatttttacGTATGGTAGCAATAAAGTATCAATAAAGTGCTTTATGTagcattttatttgttattctaCCTTAATTCTGGAAAGACCAATACCCCATTTTatcataatttgttttaatatattgaTTTGAACATAGATAATTGCATATTTCATTGGTTTCTTTGGCTGTCTCTGACCTTTACAGAGCAGGATGGCTTGCTGTGCATCGGGGCTGACGCTGGCGTCAAAGAAGGAACACTCGTCCTTCAGTCCACAGGTGAGGCATCGCCGTGGAAACAGGCCAAGCGCGGACACACTGTCAGAGGACGAAGATTATATGTTTACCTGTGACAGTGGCTGTAAAGAGCATGCAGTGTGGTTCATTTATGGTGTTTTACCTGTATAAATGTCTCTGTTGTGCAGAGTCCTCTGTGCTCAGGAAGTATCTGTGTGGGGGACAACAGAGCAGCTAAAGTAGGACAAGGTCATGGATCCATTATAGATCTGCTGCCTTCACTATTCACTGCATATTATGGCTGTTGGACCATAAAGATATTTATGCCATAAAGCCCCGCGGCTCACAAAGCACCAAGCTTCTTTTCTGCTTCGACAGAACAGATAGACACAAAGATGTTCAGGGACTTACACAATCTGGTTGTTTTCATTGTAAGCTACCATCTTTGTCACCTCCCAGCCTCCCGACGTTAGGTGTCGAACTTCGTCTTCGTCACTTCGtaactgaaagaaaaatcagtttGAGTGATTGAAGACGCCACCAAAATTTTGATGTGGATTATagaaagacagagtgtgtgGAGGATGAAGTCCTCTTGAAGTCACCTTTCTGGTGAACATTGTGATGTGGTGGAAATCTCCCTGACCTCCTTGTTTCACAGGtagagtgaggaaaaacctggTCCTGTCCCTGGAGAACAGCGGCTCCTGTCTCTGCAGAGACGAACACAGACCTCCGACGTGACTTTATACTTTATGCATGAATGACTTCTGCTGCATCCCTCATTCAATAAtgcaacatactgtatactgcTTTGAGGCACAGCTGGAGTTTTCACTCATTGTTATCAATGTTCAATGTGAGGTTTACCTGTCTGGACAGCCATGTCTCTGAGGAGTCCTCGTGTCTCTGaattaaagagaagaaaaacatgataCTTAGATTTTAATGCAACATTGTCTAACTtttctaacagattttaaatcctgtCATGTCTGcccagtgggattacactctgaaactggggcgctaaatcacaaaaataccaattttaaCTTAATGTTGGGTGAAGATTTATGAAGTCATAAAAATAGATTCCTTCTGTAAAAAGCCTTTGATATGTCAAAACAAGAAGCTTCATCAAATCAGAAATTTttggaaaataactttttacagaagttttctgtttatttaataGTGTTTACTAAATAGAAATtacagacattatctgtaaattagcAACCAAACTGTTACTTTAAGTATAATGCCAATGACAaattagtttcttttttacagaaaaTCCACCGTAtacaaaatacagtatttttctgttttcttaaattacatacaaatgtatgtaaaatgacagtaatgatctgttattaatataaaaaaggaaaatctgtaaaatattagTTTCTTTGCAAAACGTTTATTAGAATTATGATGATTCACTTACATTTTTTATGGTTATTTGACcgtatttttagttttatttagttttttgcatattttaacataaaattcCAGAAATCTTAATAACTGTCTTAGTTTTCTAAAGCTTTGTGGTGACATCtattactttatttcttttactaCCTTCAGTTGGATTCATAAGGTTGACACCAACCTGCTGACAGACGCCGATGGTGGCGTCACACACGGTCAGCAGTGAAGCATTCTGGGACCGGTTGAGCCACCGCACCGCGAGGTGAGTATTGCTGATCCACTTCACCATGGTGACGTAGAAATCCCTGCAGAGGGATAAACCGGACTGATGAGGATTTTGTGCCCCTGTGTGTTCGTCACTTGTGTATTTacttatatatgtgtgttacCTGAATCTGAGCTGATCCGGCGGCTGCAGCTCCTGCGTGTGTGTCGCTCCAAACAGGTTGACCACCGACAGCCTGACGGCGGGGTTTATCTGACCGGCCTGAAGGTGGAAAATTACAATCAGaaagagttgttttttctttagtgGGAGTCAGCAGGTCGACAGTTTAAACCACACAGAAGATTACACTTACACGCTGTGACAATTTTTCTCATCAGGCCTGCATGTTTTTTGCCCAAAGCTGCATGGGATTAGCATAAATCacccattttcattcattttttcctttGAAAATCACCTCAATTGGGCCAATTTTGGAGTGCTATTCTGCCCCATCTTCAACAAGTAACCATAACTTGGTTGGTACCAACAGATGCCTTACGTCTTTTAGTTTTATATGATCCTAGTACAACTACAGCCTACTTTATTTGTATTTCCGTTGCACACATAACTAACAGGACGTTTCAGGAACACAACAAGTTAATAATAGCACAGAACAAATGAAGCTTCctgaaaaaacatctgttttcttcCTCAGGAGGATGGCGGTTCAACAGAAAAGTCCTGACCTGCTGTCCATTAGTGAAGCTGATAATCCACACGGCACCATGTTGAATAAAGTCTGCAGAGTGTTACAGGAATGACCTTGAGAGTATTTTAGGAAGCGAGTCCTCCAgcatggtaaaaaaaacaacacctttACACATAAATCCTACAAAAACAAGAGTTTGTCATAATTAAGAGCAGAAAATGCCAATTTGCTGAGGAATTCTTTGAAGAAACATCCTTTCATCAAGTTTATCAACTGAATTTGTTTAAACGACTGAGCCAAAGACTGATTACCAATGTGGGTAACCGTCCCAGATAACAAAGGCACGTTTATTGTACAATAATTACTGAGTTAATTTGGTGCATTTGTTTGAGAATATGtagatttaaaacacaaactcaagGTCCTGTGTTCCTACCACTAGACCTTtgaatgtgtgctgtggtatctggcactAAGACGTTGGCAGCAGATGTTCAATTGGAGTGAGATCTAGAGAATTTGGAAGACAAGTCAACACCTTAAACTggttgttgtgttcctcaaaccattcctACTTCCTTACAAACATTGTCATAGTCGtagttgcagattaattttctgATGATGGACTCATCGTTTCAGATCTGTAAAGGagtattctttgtttttttgtctgttaaaGACCATTAGAGGATTAATCCAGAAGAGTCCAGACTGACCATTGGGTATGGGTACTGTAGTCCTTTGGGGTAGGTGTTTCCAGTGAACTGGGGCAGAACCATGTTGGGCACCAGTGTGTTGTTGAGGGTGAGGAAAGCCAGTTTCTCTCCGTCAGGTGACCACCAGTGAGCCAAGTGTGAACGCAGAATCTcctctgaaaagaaaaatatacaaataatgaAGATTCGGAtcacagtttgtcttttctctgaCTCTTCAGGTGGTTTTATTCTAGTCTGATGTCGGAAATGTTAGGttaaatctataaaaacagacaacaaatagATCATTTGAAGAATTTCGTCTTTATTCTTAAGACTCATTGGTGAAATAGGGTTTAACACTTATTCAGCTCTTTCCCTCGCTGTCAAAACATCAGCCAAATTATCACAATCTGAGGTAAATGCAAATCAGAAAGGCAGATGTACCGCTCGCCGTACATCTCTAAACAGAAGTGATTCTATAATGTTCcccatctgtgtttgtgcatctccACGGTGCTGA
This is a stretch of genomic DNA from Larimichthys crocea isolate SSNF chromosome XIX, L_crocea_2.0, whole genome shotgun sequence. It encodes these proteins:
- the LOC104929097 gene encoding inactive dipeptidyl peptidase 10 isoform X2, which gives rise to MTASKDPTKKKPKEGQQDEEFVDVSPPQRNWKGIAISLLVIVVVCSLITMSVVVLTPLELPDYSKSRLTVADLYKPEFSTHDPEATWISDSEVVYRNRDGHVIKFNFVLNETEVILSNSTFVAFKVAKYSLSADLKYVLFAYDVKQVYRYSYTASYIVYNVYTREVWELNPPEVHNAVLQHAAWGRQGQQLIYIFENNIYYQSDLRSNSLRITSSGMEGVISNGLADWLYEEEILRSHLAHWWSPDGEKLAFLTLNNTLVPNMVLPQFTGNTYPKGLQYPYPMAGQINPAVRLSVVNLFGATHTQELQPPDQLRFRDFYVTMVKWISNTHLAVRWLNRSQNASLLTVCDATIGVCQQRHEDSSETWLSRQRQEPLFSRDRTRFFLTLPVKQGGQGDFHHITMFTRKLRSDEDEVRHLTSGGWEVTKMVAYNENNQIVYFLSTEDSAQQRHLYSVSALGLFPRRCLTCGLKDECSFFDASVSPDAQQAILLCKGPGVPAVLLLSLDDVDSYFILENNLPLRSALKTKKTIQTEIRTITNDNFELPLKLIYPPDFSESYLYGLLLIVGSFPGDQVVTEEFRLDWDWVLVGSDQVIVARLDGRGSGFRGQRVLQQVHQGLGTVDAEDQIAALEYLVKLPFVDRTRVGVFGEDYGGYLTLTMLKSTEKLIRCAAAQAPIIDWSMYVSAFSERYLGSPSTDENKYQASKVLPNMKGLQGGTLFLAHGTADANVHFQHTAELIKHLIKIRANYTMQIYPDEGHFLSRRSRIQLTYSLIGYFRGCLLDVSSLLDRQQDED
- the LOC104929097 gene encoding inactive dipeptidyl peptidase 10 isoform X1 — its product is MNQTASVSHQIDCQPAKDTKEFVDVSPPQRNWKGIAISLLVIVVVCSLITMSVVVLTPLELPDYSKSRLTVADLYKPEFSTHDPEATWISDSEVVYRNRDGHVIKFNFVLNETEVILSNSTFVAFKVAKYSLSADLKYVLFAYDVKQVYRYSYTASYIVYNVYTREVWELNPPEVHNAVLQHAAWGRQGQQLIYIFENNIYYQSDLRSNSLRITSSGMEGVISNGLADWLYEEEILRSHLAHWWSPDGEKLAFLTLNNTLVPNMVLPQFTGNTYPKGLQYPYPMAGQINPAVRLSVVNLFGATHTQELQPPDQLRFRDFYVTMVKWISNTHLAVRWLNRSQNASLLTVCDATIGVCQQRHEDSSETWLSRQRQEPLFSRDRTRFFLTLPVKQGGQGDFHHITMFTRKLRSDEDEVRHLTSGGWEVTKMVAYNENNQIVYFLSTEDSAQQRHLYSVSALGLFPRRCLTCGLKDECSFFDASVSPDAQQAILLCKGPGVPAVLLLSLDDVDSYFILENNLPLRSALKTKKTIQTEIRTITNDNFELPLKLIYPPDFSESYLYGLLLIVGSFPGDQVVTEEFRLDWDWVLVGSDQVIVARLDGRGSGFRGQRVLQQVHQGLGTVDAEDQIAALEYLVKLPFVDRTRVGVFGEDYGGYLTLTMLKSTEKLIRCAAAQAPIIDWSMYVSAFSERYLGSPSTDENKYQASKVLPNMKGLQGGTLFLAHGTADANVHFQHTAELIKHLIKIRANYTMQIYPDEGHFLSRRSRIQLTYSLIGYFRGCLLDVSSLLDRQQDED